One Dictyoglomus thermophilum H-6-12 DNA window includes the following coding sequences:
- the hisD gene encoding histidinol dehydrogenase encodes MINVIRGKDFDPNFLRIEDSKIKEIEKNVEFIIEEVKTKGDLALYDFSLRYDNYDSRKYGFKINVPDIDLSTDFAVAIKVMIERVKNYYMHEYKNSWFYKDGESIFGQLVVPVDSVLLYVPGGRASYPSTVVMGLVPAIIAGVKNLYVTTPPSKRDDKNLLYTLRILGIKELYLLGGAHAISAFAYGTESIPKVDMIIGPGNLYVALAKKKVFGDVNIDGIFGPSEVLVWVNYDKDLNLRKVVCDFLAQLEHSPYDRGWIIVSENLVYDLLELIKKEVEDSERGDILKESLKNSFLIIEENEKNAINLINQIGPEHLEIIDPFGERYIPYIKNAGAIFINHSSIFGDFIAGPSHILPTGGSAKFSSGLSVNSFLKRISFVKLSTQDQKILAKYGSTIAREEGFYMHEKSLRNYGEE; translated from the coding sequence ATGATAAATGTAATTAGAGGAAAAGATTTTGACCCTAATTTCTTAAGAATAGAGGATTCAAAAATCAAAGAGATAGAAAAAAATGTGGAATTTATAATTGAGGAGGTAAAAACTAAGGGAGACTTAGCTCTTTATGATTTTTCTTTGAGATATGACAACTATGACTCTAGAAAATATGGCTTTAAAATCAATGTTCCTGATATTGATTTATCTACTGATTTTGCTGTAGCGATCAAAGTAATGATTGAAAGAGTTAAAAATTACTACATGCATGAGTACAAAAATTCTTGGTTTTATAAAGATGGCGAAAGTATTTTTGGACAGTTAGTTGTGCCTGTTGATAGCGTACTTCTTTATGTGCCAGGTGGTAGAGCCTCTTATCCTTCTACCGTAGTTATGGGACTTGTTCCTGCAATTATTGCTGGAGTTAAAAATCTCTATGTAACAACACCTCCGTCCAAGAGGGATGATAAAAATTTGCTTTATACTTTGAGAATTCTTGGAATAAAAGAATTATATCTACTTGGAGGTGCTCATGCAATTTCAGCCTTTGCTTATGGTACAGAATCTATTCCTAAGGTAGATATGATCATAGGTCCAGGAAATTTATATGTGGCTTTGGCTAAGAAAAAGGTTTTTGGAGATGTAAATATTGATGGGATTTTTGGGCCAAGCGAAGTATTAGTTTGGGTCAACTATGATAAAGATTTAAATCTGAGAAAGGTTGTATGTGACTTCTTAGCTCAGTTAGAGCATTCTCCTTACGATAGAGGATGGATTATTGTATCAGAAAATTTAGTTTATGATTTGTTGGAATTAATAAAAAAGGAAGTTGAAGATTCGGAAAGAGGGGATATTTTAAAAGAGTCCTTAAAAAATTCCTTCTTAATTATTGAAGAGAATGAGAAGAATGCAATTAATTTAATAAATCAGATTGGGCCAGAACATCTTGAGATAATCGATCCTTTCGGAGAGAGATATATTCCTTATATTAAAAATGCAGGTGCTATATTCATAAATCATTCCTCCATATTTGGCGATTTTATTGCTGGTCCAAGTCATATTTTGCCTACTGGTGGTTCTGCAAAATTCTCTTCTGGACTTTCGGTAAACTCTTTTCTTAAAAGGATCAGCTTTGTAAAGCTCTCTACTCAGGATCAAAAAATACTTGCAAAATATGGTAGTACAATAGCAAGAGAGGAAGGTTTCTATATGCATGAAAAAAGTTTGAGAAATTATGGAGAGGAGTGA
- the hisF gene encoding imidazole glycerol phosphate synthase subunit HisF, whose amino-acid sequence MLAKRIIPCLDTIGRNVVKGTSFVNIRIVGDAKELARRYEREGADEIVLLDITASEEGRGTFVDVVTEVASELFVPLTVGGGIKNIEDVRKLLKAGADKVSINTAAVENPDIINQIASEFGSQCLVVAIDVKKRGKKSWEVYVKGGKVPTGIDFKDWIVEVEKRGAGEILLTSIDADGHLSGYDYELLECALNYSNLPLIASGGAGSLEDLYKALKIGVDAVLAASIFHFGTYTIPEVKKYLKEKGIWVRLD is encoded by the coding sequence ATGCTAGCTAAGAGAATAATTCCTTGCCTTGATACTATTGGAAGGAATGTGGTTAAAGGAACAAGTTTTGTAAATATCAGAATTGTTGGGGATGCTAAGGAACTTGCAAGAAGATATGAGAGGGAAGGAGCAGATGAAATAGTACTTCTTGACATAACTGCTAGTGAAGAGGGAAGAGGAACTTTTGTAGATGTAGTTACAGAAGTAGCATCCGAGCTTTTTGTGCCTTTAACTGTGGGTGGAGGTATAAAAAATATAGAAGATGTAAGAAAACTTTTAAAGGCGGGAGCAGATAAAGTTTCAATAAATACTGCAGCCGTAGAAAATCCCGATATTATAAATCAGATTGCTTCGGAATTTGGAAGCCAATGTCTTGTGGTGGCTATAGATGTGAAGAAAAGAGGAAAAAAATCTTGGGAAGTTTATGTAAAAGGAGGGAAAGTTCCTACTGGCATTGATTTTAAAGACTGGATAGTTGAGGTAGAAAAAAGAGGAGCTGGTGAGATACTTTTAACTAGTATAGATGCAGATGGTCATCTTTCTGGTTATGACTATGAACTTCTTGAGTGTGCCTTGAATTATTCTAATCTTCCATTGATAGCTTCTGGTGGCGCGGGATCCTTAGAGGATTTATATAAAGCGTTAAAAATAGGAGTTGATGCAGTTCTTGCTGCTTCAATCTTTCATTTTGGTACCTATACTATTCCTGAAGTTAAAAAATACTTAAAGGAGAAGGGCATATGGGTGAGATTAGATTAG
- a CDS encoding ROK family protein, which yields MRKAVGVDLGGTKINVLLVDDQGKVLGRDKQPTESEKGKDHVINKIKSMIDNVLNQAGLKITEIEGIGIGFPGLMDRDKKTTLYAPNLGDEWKKEVLLGKELEETFNVPVYLENDVNLIAWAEWLVGAGRGTKTMICVALGTGIGSGIVLNGKLWIGAHGMAGEFGHTTVLPDGPVCGCGNRGCIEAIASGTGIEKYAKSILPQYPNSLIWELCNGNLDEVTVKIIYQAAERGDKLAVDIFNYAGYYLGIALANYVHIIDPEKIVIGGGVANVREYIGKPMKEEFYKRVLPSFRDKVTFSWAELGEDAGGIGAALLVLYR from the coding sequence ATGCGTAAGGCTGTTGGGGTTGATCTTGGAGGAACAAAAATAAATGTACTTCTTGTTGATGATCAAGGAAAGGTTTTGGGAAGAGATAAGCAACCTACGGAGTCAGAGAAGGGTAAGGATCATGTTATAAACAAAATTAAGAGTATGATCGATAATGTACTGAATCAGGCAGGATTAAAAATAACAGAGATCGAAGGAATAGGAATAGGGTTTCCAGGCCTTATGGATAGAGATAAGAAAACTACCCTATATGCTCCCAATTTAGGAGATGAGTGGAAAAAAGAAGTTCTTTTAGGAAAAGAGCTGGAAGAGACTTTTAATGTACCTGTCTATTTAGAAAATGATGTTAATTTGATTGCTTGGGCAGAGTGGTTAGTAGGAGCAGGAAGAGGAACAAAAACTATGATTTGTGTAGCTCTTGGTACAGGTATAGGTTCGGGTATTGTGCTAAATGGTAAACTTTGGATTGGAGCTCATGGAATGGCAGGTGAATTTGGTCATACAACAGTGCTTCCCGATGGTCCTGTCTGTGGGTGTGGTAATAGGGGATGTATTGAGGCTATAGCTTCTGGAACTGGTATAGAAAAGTATGCAAAGAGTATCTTACCCCAATATCCTAACAGTTTAATATGGGAACTCTGTAATGGTAATTTGGATGAGGTAACTGTTAAGATTATCTATCAGGCAGCAGAAAGAGGAGATAAGTTGGCAGTTGATATTTTTAACTATGCAGGGTATTATTTAGGCATTGCCCTTGCTAATTATGTTCATATTATAGATCCTGAGAAGATTGTAATTGGTGGTGGAGTAGCAAACGTGAGAGAATATATAGGAAAGCCTATGAAAGAAGAGTTTTATAAAAGAGTTTTACCAAGTTTTAGAGATAAGGTTACTTTTTCGTGGGCAGAGCTTGGTGAAGATGCGGGAGGAATAGGGGCTGCATTATTAGTATTATATAGATGA
- a CDS encoding FmdB family zinc ribbon protein, which translates to MPIYEFECEKCHERYEIMTNIGEDLPKTCVKCGGNLKKIFSPVGIVFKGSGFYTTDYKRKSSESEGSKNSEGEK; encoded by the coding sequence ATGCCCATATATGAATTTGAATGCGAGAAATGCCATGAAAGGTACGAAATCATGACTAATATTGGAGAAGATCTACCAAAAACCTGTGTGAAATGCGGGGGAAACCTCAAGAAGATATTCTCCCCAGTAGGAATAGTCTTTAAAGGATCAGGGTTTTATACTACAGATTATAAGAGAAAAAGTTCTGAATCCGAAGGTTCTAAAAACTCAGAGGGGGAAAAATAA
- the hisB gene encoding imidazoleglycerol-phosphate dehydratase HisB: protein MRRAEIERETKETYVKIALNLDGEGSFLGDFPIPYYKHLISTLCFYAGWDVEINAKGDIEVDPHHLIEDTGITLGKAFNSAILKSSFLRFSNKVIPMDEALVMVVVDISGRPYLEIKDDKEILKGRLIKEFLRGFVNNSQMTLHIWILSGENLHHVEEAIFKALGLALGEASKEVSNLKSTKGKIW from the coding sequence ATGAGAAGGGCGGAGATTGAAAGAGAAACTAAAGAAACCTATGTAAAGATAGCTTTAAATCTTGATGGCGAAGGGTCATTTTTAGGAGATTTTCCTATTCCATATTATAAACATCTTATCTCTACCCTATGTTTTTATGCAGGGTGGGATGTAGAGATAAATGCTAAAGGCGATATAGAAGTAGATCCACATCATCTCATAGAAGATACAGGAATAACGTTGGGGAAAGCATTTAACAGTGCAATTCTTAAGTCAAGTTTTTTAAGGTTCTCTAACAAGGTTATTCCTATGGATGAGGCTTTGGTTATGGTGGTGGTTGATATAAGTGGAAGACCTTATCTTGAGATAAAGGATGATAAAGAGATTTTAAAAGGAAGACTTATAAAGGAATTTTTAAGAGGGTTTGTCAATAATTCTCAAATGACCTTACATATATGGATACTGTCAGGAGAAAATTTGCATCATGTTGAAGAGGCCATTTTTAAGGCATTGGGGCTTGCCTTAGGCGAGGCATCAAAAGAAGTATCTAATCTTAAGTCTACGAAAGGAAAGATATGGTGA
- the hisH gene encoding imidazole glycerol phosphate synthase subunit HisH — protein sequence MVKVSIIDYAGGNLFSIVKAFKYIGLEPVVSGDYKDWEKSDLLVFPGQGNFSQAMIKLREDNKDVILRELLKEKYFLGICLGMQILFEESDEAPGIPGLGIFKGKVRRIPVDKIPHLGWNEVKLEKESMLFKDIPDNSFFYFVHSYYVDTEEDIVYGLTEYGVTFPSFIMKDNIVGVQYHPEKSSSKGIKFLKNFLEEIKKC from the coding sequence ATGGTGAAGGTATCTATTATAGATTATGCAGGAGGAAATTTATTTAGTATAGTTAAAGCCTTTAAGTATATTGGTCTTGAGCCGGTGGTAAGTGGCGATTATAAAGACTGGGAAAAATCGGATCTTCTTGTTTTTCCTGGACAAGGAAATTTTTCACAAGCAATGATTAAGTTAAGAGAAGATAATAAAGATGTTATTTTGAGAGAACTTTTGAAAGAAAAATACTTTCTTGGGATCTGTCTTGGTATGCAGATACTTTTTGAAGAAAGCGATGAAGCTCCAGGCATTCCTGGGCTTGGTATTTTTAAGGGTAAGGTTAGAAGGATTCCTGTTGACAAAATTCCGCATCTTGGCTGGAATGAGGTGAAATTAGAAAAGGAGAGTATGCTTTTTAAGGATATACCCGATAATTCTTTCTTTTATTTTGTCCATTCTTATTATGTAGATACAGAAGAGGATATTGTATATGGACTTACAGAGTACGGTGTAACTTTCCCATCCTTTATTATGAAGGATAATATAGTTGGGGTACAGTACCATCCAGAAAAAAGTAGTAGTAAAGGAATAAAATTCTTAAAAAATTTTCTGGAGGAGATTAAAAAATGCTAA
- a CDS encoding CDP-alcohol phosphatidyltransferase family protein yields MIMTLPNIITLIRLAIIPFYTYFLLTNDLFIAAILYGVAAISDILDGYLARRLNQTSNLGKIIDPLADKIIVIISLIYLGLKAIFPLWGVLILFIKELIMLLVGFFFLIRGVEIISSKIYGKLAMVLISISILMALLNISFSSVVFLIGLVLSLMAGMDYLLYYLRSLKTNKS; encoded by the coding sequence ATGATTATGACTTTGCCTAATATAATAACTTTAATAAGATTAGCAATTATACCTTTTTATACATATTTCCTATTGACGAATGACTTATTTATAGCGGCAATTCTTTATGGAGTTGCTGCTATAAGTGATATATTGGATGGTTATTTAGCAAGGAGACTAAATCAAACTTCAAATCTCGGTAAAATAATAGATCCATTGGCAGATAAGATTATCGTTATAATAAGTTTAATATATCTGGGTTTAAAGGCTATTTTTCCATTATGGGGAGTGTTAATTCTTTTTATTAAAGAACTTATAATGCTTTTAGTAGGTTTTTTCTTCCTAATAAGGGGTGTTGAGATTATATCGTCTAAAATTTATGGTAAATTAGCAATGGTGTTAATTTCTATATCCATCTTAATGGCTCTTTTAAACATTTCTTTTTCAAGTGTTGTGTTTCTGATAGGCTTAGTTCTTTCTTTGATGGCTGGGATGGACTATCTCTTATATTACTTAAGATCTCTTAAGACTAATAAAAGCTAA
- a CDS encoding phosphodiester glycosidase family protein has product MKRRKIKNLFLIAYFLLLISQTFSAERFNIAPTAIYEKIVTDNLTYHVTKIEPDPFLEMETIVSQNKLSEVYKYESYDLIINGNFFDPKTFEPVGLVVKNGELIHLPIKRGVFGLTFDNKPIIDIFQINLKIKIGENIIPVNAINSPRGSDNLNLFTKYFGKETQIRENASAGIDIEVVLKDKIPSLGKTSGIVSNIYYGVKKTPIKENTCIISLGGTALKYLPLFSIGKEIEIITECNPPIPLKEAIGGGPILLKNGDIVLGNTDELAFDNNIVNSRHPRTIIGIKNNSIYFIVIEGRKENSAGVSLKEACEILKEMGINDAINMDGGGSSQKLIWGRLVNQKVERPVPVAFGIKNMYPYTQPKYLAFKENEDIYIKRGDKVKLELLLQDENYHTYPIENSNLTWTISNPIANFDTNTFVLEGKDLGEALLTVNMNGLSASKKIYVWDFTALEISVDEEQIFLGDTFNIKIYAIDNFLRKTELPIDNLKFDPNFLTRDGKKFTAINVGKTRLEYTLNNLSISLPIEILSRSNKIFEDFENDKNWVIKGKGYDINSTTYTLTSDSYSGKSALLLTYSSQENNSFIYLEVNIQVPEDKSKFSIALKGVGEGWIRALFYDNEKQPWVIDITNSSNFNFSNWTIFERDLKNLKPLINKNLTYPVFPIRLDSIYIVGLNPTGIKGKLLIDTISFY; this is encoded by the coding sequence ATGAAGAGGAGAAAGATTAAAAATCTTTTTTTAATTGCATACTTTTTATTACTAATTTCTCAAACTTTTAGTGCTGAAAGATTTAATATAGCACCAACAGCTATTTACGAAAAAATTGTAACAGATAACTTAACCTATCACGTAACAAAAATAGAACCTGATCCTTTCTTAGAGATGGAAACAATTGTTTCTCAAAATAAACTTTCTGAAGTTTATAAGTATGAGAGTTATGATCTCATAATAAATGGCAATTTCTTTGATCCTAAAACCTTTGAACCTGTTGGTTTGGTTGTTAAAAACGGAGAGTTAATTCACCTTCCTATAAAAAGAGGAGTCTTTGGACTTACCTTTGACAACAAACCTATTATAGATATATTTCAGATCAATTTAAAAATAAAGATTGGTGAAAACATTATACCCGTAAATGCCATAAACTCACCGAGAGGTTCAGATAATCTAAACTTATTTACAAAATATTTTGGAAAAGAGACTCAAATTCGAGAGAATGCTTCTGCTGGAATTGATATAGAAGTAGTTCTTAAAGATAAAATTCCTTCTTTGGGAAAAACTAGCGGTATAGTATCAAACATCTATTATGGAGTTAAGAAAACCCCTATAAAAGAAAATACATGTATCATATCTCTTGGTGGTACAGCTCTAAAATATCTCCCTCTCTTTTCTATAGGAAAAGAGATTGAAATAATTACTGAGTGTAACCCTCCAATACCTCTAAAGGAGGCTATAGGTGGCGGACCCATACTCCTAAAAAATGGAGATATAGTACTTGGAAATACTGACGAACTGGCTTTTGATAACAACATCGTAAATTCAAGGCATCCGAGAACCATTATAGGGATAAAGAATAATAGTATATATTTTATTGTCATAGAGGGAAGAAAGGAAAATTCCGCAGGTGTATCCCTTAAAGAGGCATGTGAAATTTTGAAAGAAATGGGAATTAATGATGCCATAAATATGGACGGGGGTGGATCAAGTCAAAAATTAATATGGGGTAGATTGGTAAACCAAAAGGTAGAAAGACCTGTACCTGTAGCCTTTGGGATTAAAAATATGTATCCTTATACCCAACCCAAATATTTAGCCTTTAAGGAAAACGAGGATATTTATATCAAAAGGGGAGACAAGGTTAAGTTAGAATTGTTACTCCAAGATGAAAACTATCATACTTACCCGATTGAAAATTCAAATTTAACTTGGACCATATCAAATCCCATAGCAAACTTTGATACTAATACTTTTGTACTAGAAGGGAAAGATTTAGGGGAAGCCTTACTTACTGTAAATATGAATGGACTAAGTGCAAGTAAAAAAATTTACGTATGGGACTTTACTGCTTTAGAAATTAGTGTAGATGAGGAACAGATTTTCTTAGGAGATACTTTTAATATAAAGATCTATGCCATTGATAACTTTCTCAGAAAGACCGAGCTTCCTATTGATAATTTGAAATTTGATCCAAATTTCCTTACAAGGGATGGTAAAAAGTTTACTGCGATAAATGTTGGAAAAACAAGACTTGAATATACTTTAAATAATTTGTCAATCTCGTTACCCATAGAGATACTAAGTAGGAGTAACAAAATTTTTGAAGACTTTGAGAATGACAAAAACTGGGTTATAAAAGGTAAAGGCTATGATATAAATTCAACTACTTATACTTTAACTAGTGATTCTTATTCCGGTAAGAGTGCCCTCCTACTTACCTATTCCTCTCAAGAGAACAATTCTTTTATATACCTGGAAGTAAATATTCAAGTACCCGAAGACAAAAGCAAGTTCTCTATAGCCTTAAAAGGTGTTGGTGAAGGTTGGATAAGAGCTTTATTCTATGATAATGAAAAACAACCATGGGTTATAGATATTACAAATTCTTCTAATTTTAATTTTTCAAATTGGACTATTTTTGAGAGAGATTTAAAAAATCTAAAACCTCTTATCAACAAAAACCTTACTTATCCCGTATTTCCTATTAGATTAGATAGTATTTACATTGTTGGTCTTAACCCTACGGGAATAAAAGGTAAACTACTAATTGACACAATTAGCTTTTATTAG
- a CDS encoding ATP phosphoribosyltransferase regulatory subunit produces MKRENLEKVIRRKLELWGYNEVRIPILYEDIWGEKNLIYFEKNGKFLALRPEITREILKSIRYEKTPKRMFYMGPIFKLNGGQVEENYQIGWELVYRPSIWRDLEVLLIIKEIFDELNIEDYIIELGNTRIWEPIWKLIEDKERIKVLKGYLIKRDYVSFLENLEITSEIRNEVINLLYYDSSINFVNPLIEEGLKLLLSFIENLIKLGFKESNIVMNPALMRPYEYYDGIIFEVYLKNAKLALGGGGSYIEKNKYNELLYGFGFAFVEENLLGLVNKNMPEESAKYFMGFDDDFIRIYEDMKREREKGIVSIFIPNN; encoded by the coding sequence ATGAAGAGGGAAAATCTTGAGAAAGTTATAAGAAGAAAACTTGAACTTTGGGGATATAACGAGGTAAGAATCCCTATCCTATACGAGGATATTTGGGGAGAAAAAAACCTTATTTATTTTGAGAAGAATGGAAAGTTTTTGGCTTTAAGGCCAGAAATTACAAGAGAGATATTAAAGTCGATAAGATATGAGAAAACTCCTAAAAGGATGTTTTATATGGGTCCAATTTTTAAATTGAATGGTGGTCAAGTAGAGGAAAACTATCAGATTGGATGGGAACTTGTTTATAGGCCTTCTATTTGGAGGGATTTGGAGGTTCTTCTTATTATTAAGGAGATATTTGATGAATTAAATATTGAAGATTACATTATCGAGCTTGGAAACACAAGAATATGGGAGCCTATCTGGAAGTTGATAGAAGACAAAGAAAGGATCAAGGTCTTGAAGGGTTATCTCATAAAGAGAGATTATGTGTCTTTTTTAGAGAATTTGGAAATTACCAGCGAAATTAGAAATGAAGTTATAAATCTTCTTTATTATGATAGTTCTATTAATTTCGTTAATCCTTTAATAGAGGAAGGATTAAAGCTTTTGCTTAGTTTTATAGAAAATCTAATTAAATTGGGTTTTAAAGAAAGTAACATTGTGATGAATCCAGCTTTAATGAGACCCTATGAGTATTACGATGGTATTATCTTTGAGGTTTATTTGAAAAATGCTAAACTGGCGTTGGGGGGCGGAGGAAGTTATATTGAGAAGAATAAATATAATGAGCTTTTATATGGATTTGGGTTTGCTTTTGTTGAAGAGAATTTATTAGGATTAGTTAATAAGAATATGCCTGAAGAAAGTGCTAAATACTTTATGGGTTTTGATGATGATTTCATTAGGATTTATGAAGATATGAAGAGAGAAAGAGAGAAAGGTATAGTCTCTATATTTATTCCTAATAATTAA
- a CDS encoding 1-(5-phosphoribosyl)-5-[(5-phosphoribosylamino)methylideneamino]imidazole-4-carboxamide isomerase: MLIIPAIDIYKHKVVRMETGKKEKIVLEFNNPLDLAKYWEEKGAKALHLIDLQSAIDANDESKSIVRDIVRSVSIPVEVGGGYRSREKIEEAISWGVWRVIVSSILGMELDYLLDLFSKYENKIIPSIDWYDGKVGIKGWQDFIEWRDIKRKIDLLKVREVIFTDISRDGTLKGVNLENIKNFLSLHDYDVWIAGGISSIEDVIKIKDLSENTGRIKGIIIGRALLEGKINWEEAKKIIDAS, encoded by the coding sequence ATGCTAATTATTCCTGCAATTGATATATATAAACATAAGGTAGTGAGAATGGAGACTGGTAAAAAGGAAAAAATAGTTCTTGAGTTTAATAATCCGTTAGATCTTGCTAAATATTGGGAGGAGAAAGGAGCAAAAGCGCTTCATCTTATTGACCTTCAGAGTGCTATTGATGCTAATGATGAAAGCAAGAGTATAGTAAGAGATATAGTAAGAAGCGTTTCTATTCCTGTAGAGGTTGGAGGAGGCTATAGGAGTAGAGAAAAAATCGAAGAGGCCATAAGCTGGGGGGTATGGAGAGTTATTGTGAGCAGTATTTTAGGTATGGAGTTGGATTATCTTCTAGATCTATTCTCAAAATATGAAAACAAAATAATTCCAAGTATAGACTGGTATGATGGAAAAGTGGGAATTAAGGGATGGCAAGATTTTATAGAATGGAGAGATATAAAGAGAAAAATTGACCTTCTTAAAGTAAGAGAAGTAATTTTTACAGATATATCTCGTGATGGTACCCTTAAAGGGGTAAATCTTGAAAATATTAAAAATTTCTTATCTCTCCATGATTATGATGTGTGGATAGCAGGAGGTATTTCCTCTATTGAAGATGTTATAAAAATAAAGGATCTTTCTGAAAATACAGGAAGAATAAAAGGAATAATAATAGGTAGAGCTCTTTTAGAAGGAAAAATTAACTGGGAGGAGGCAAAGAAGATCATAGATGCTAGCTAA
- the hisC gene encoding histidinol-phosphate transaminase: MKNLNIDKLLKNNYVGYKVNVPDLPIKLSRNENPYDVPKEIKEEIIEELLKTPWNRYPDGQSLRLRIKLADFLGFSADNILVGTGSGELIQVIVNGFIEEGDKVILPVPTFPLYEKILQQKKVEIIKILLNKEDFSLDFDMLRDYFKYNPKLLILTNPNNPTGNFLIKSDDFEKIQDFPGIILIDEAYYEFSGLTFLPYIENFPNIIILRTFSKAFSGAGIRLGYLISNPKIVNYLNNFKLPYNVNIFTQIAGEKLIDKWPLLKEKIEVIKEERDRIFEEMKNIKDIVPYPSEANFILFRSRKREEILKSCEEEGVALRDFSKEPLLENCLRVSIGDIKENDVFIKILKEVCYEKGGD, translated from the coding sequence GTGAAAAACTTGAATATAGATAAACTTTTAAAAAATAATTATGTGGGTTATAAAGTTAATGTCCCTGATTTGCCCATTAAGCTTTCAAGAAATGAGAATCCTTATGACGTTCCTAAGGAGATAAAGGAAGAGATAATTGAGGAACTGTTAAAAACTCCGTGGAATAGATATCCCGATGGTCAATCTTTAAGATTGAGAATTAAGTTGGCAGATTTTTTGGGCTTCTCTGCTGATAATATCTTAGTAGGAACTGGCTCTGGAGAATTAATTCAGGTGATAGTCAACGGATTTATAGAAGAGGGAGATAAAGTTATATTACCTGTCCCTACCTTTCCTTTATATGAAAAAATTCTTCAGCAAAAAAAAGTAGAAATAATAAAAATATTACTAAACAAAGAAGATTTCTCTTTAGACTTTGATATGCTTAGGGATTACTTTAAATATAATCCTAAACTTCTTATACTTACTAATCCTAATAATCCTACTGGAAATTTTTTAATAAAAAGCGATGATTTTGAAAAAATTCAAGATTTTCCAGGGATCATACTAATAGATGAGGCTTACTATGAGTTTTCTGGATTAACATTCTTGCCCTATATAGAGAATTTCCCTAATATAATTATTTTAAGAACTTTCTCTAAGGCCTTTTCAGGTGCAGGCATAAGGCTTGGATATTTAATCTCTAATCCTAAAATTGTGAATTATTTAAATAATTTCAAACTACCTTATAATGTAAATATATTTACTCAAATAGCAGGAGAAAAATTAATCGATAAGTGGCCCTTATTAAAAGAAAAAATAGAAGTAATAAAGGAAGAAAGAGACAGAATTTTTGAAGAGATGAAAAATATAAAAGATATAGTTCCCTATCCTTCAGAGGCAAATTTTATATTGTTTAGGTCTAGAAAAAGAGAGGAAATTTTAAAAAGTTGTGAGGAAGAAGGGGTTGCACTAAGAGATTTCAGTAAAGAACCTCTTCTTGAAAATTGTCTTAGGGTTTCTATTGGAGATATAAAGGAGAATGATGTTTTTATAAAGATCTTAAAAGAGGTGTGTTATGAGAAGGGCGGAGATTGA
- the hisG gene encoding ATP phosphoribosyltransferase codes for MIRIAIPTGRMLEQTLDFLRNFDKKLLDEEKGRKLRIRGERFEVFLAKPWDLPLYVEERVVDLGIIGRDVILEQERNLVNLLSLPFGYCKMVIAGYPHISLEKNGKEIKIATKYENIARKFLEDKWSKIKVIKLNGSVELGPILNISDFIVDIVETGKTLKENGLEIKEVLFESSACLVSNVASFVYLRDEILSFVKEVRKLNDKCN; via the coding sequence ATGATAAGAATTGCTATTCCCACAGGTAGAATGCTTGAACAAACATTAGATTTTTTGAGAAACTTTGATAAGAAGCTTCTGGACGAAGAAAAGGGACGTAAATTAAGAATACGTGGTGAGAGGTTTGAGGTATTTCTTGCGAAGCCTTGGGACCTTCCTCTATATGTAGAGGAAAGAGTTGTAGATCTGGGAATTATTGGAAGGGATGTAATTTTAGAGCAAGAAAGAAATTTAGTTAATTTACTATCGTTGCCTTTTGGTTACTGTAAAATGGTTATAGCAGGGTATCCACATATCTCTTTAGAAAAAAATGGTAAAGAGATTAAGATTGCCACAAAATACGAAAACATCGCAAGAAAGTTTCTTGAAGATAAGTGGAGTAAAATTAAAGTTATTAAACTTAATGGCTCAGTAGAGCTGGGTCCAATATTAAATATATCAGACTTTATTGTGGATATAGTAGAAACAGGAAAGACTTTAAAAGAAAATGGTCTCGAAATTAAGGAAGTCTTATTTGAATCTTCTGCCTGCCTGGTATCAAATGTGGCAAGTTTTGTGTATCTTAGAGATGAGATATTAAGTTTTGTAAAAGAGGTGAGAAAATTAAATGATAAATGTAATTAG